A section of the Festucalex cinctus isolate MCC-2025b chromosome 7, RoL_Fcin_1.0, whole genome shotgun sequence genome encodes:
- the gem gene encoding GTP-binding protein GEM, which yields MMSSVRRQSLRLQNEIHRWSICDPGSHLLPDSLLARVPACISRSKSCASSAGESDGGSSRGSWSSSSDSVISADSVNPYRVVLLGAGGVGKTAFACIFSGAADSMDSDDCELCGDEQLERELDVDGEAATITLLDTWDAENDSEWAQERYMQSGDAFLLLYSITDRASFLRASELRITLRRLRPAQHTPIILVGNKCDLVRRREVSTNEGRACAAVFDCKFIETSAAVQHNVWEAFRGIVRQLRLRRDSKDAKRGGRAACRPRRESLPNKAKRFLDKMVARNNPSVAFWLKSKSCHDLSVL from the exons ATGATGTCCAGCGTGCGCCGGCAGAGCCTCCGCCTCCAAAACGAGATCCACCGCTGGAGCATCTGCGACCCGGGCAGCCACCTGCTCCCGGACAGCCTCCTCGCCCGCGTCCCCGCCTGCATCTCCCGATCCAAATCGTGCGCCAGCTCCGCCGGAGAGTCCGACGGAGGCAGCAGCCGCGGAAGCTGGTCCTCCTCGTCCGACTCGGTCATCTCCGCCGACTCGGTTAACCCGTACCGGGTGGTGCTCCTCGGGGCCGGCGGGGTCGGGAAGACCGCCTTCGCCTGCATCTTTTCCGGCGCCGCGGACAGCATGGACAGCGATGACTGCGAGCTGTGCGGAG ATGAACAGCTTGAGAGGGAGCTTGACGTGGATGGAGAGGCTGCAACAATCACTCTGTTGGACACATGGGATGCAGAG AATGACAGTGAATGGGCTCAGGAGCGTTACATGCAGTCGGGCGACGCCTTCCTGCTGCTGTACTCCATAACCGACCGAGCGTCCTTCCTACGGGCGTCCGAGCTGCGCATCACACTGCGCCGTCTTCGCCCCGCCCAACACACGCCCATCATCCTGGTGGGCAACAAGTGTGACCTGGTGCGACGCAGGGAGGTTTCTACCAATG AGGGCCGCGCTTGCGCCGCCGTCTTCGACTGCAAGTTCATCGAGACCTCGGCCGCCGTGCAGCACAACGTGTGGGAGGCCTTTCGCGGCATCGTGCGACAGCTGCGTCTGCGTAGGGACTCCAAGGACGCCAAGCGCGGCGGGCGCGCGGCCTGCCGCCCCCGCCGGGAGAGCCTCCCCAACAAGGCCAAGCGGTTTCTCGACAAGATGGTGGCCAGGAACAATCCCAGCGTCGCGTTCTGGCTCAAGTCGAAATCCTGCCACGACTTGTCTGTTTTGTAG